A section of the Pseudomonas flavescens genome encodes:
- the ccoO gene encoding cytochrome-c oxidase, cbb3-type subunit II has protein sequence MKHEIIEKNVGLMALLMVFAVSIGGLTQIVPLFFQDVVNEPVAGMKPYTALQLEGRDVYIKEGCVGCHSQMIRPFRAETERYGHYSVAGESVWDHPFLWGSKRTGPDLARVGGRYSDEWHRAHLYNPRNVVPESKMPSYPWLVENVLDGKDTPAKLKAMQFLGVPYTDDDIAGASAAVKGKTEMDALVAYLQVLGTALKNKR, from the coding sequence ATGAAACACGAAATCATCGAAAAGAACGTCGGCCTGATGGCCCTGCTGATGGTGTTCGCCGTGAGCATCGGCGGCCTGACGCAGATCGTCCCGCTGTTCTTCCAGGACGTGGTCAACGAGCCGGTGGCCGGCATGAAGCCCTACACCGCGCTGCAGCTCGAGGGCCGCGACGTGTACATCAAGGAAGGCTGCGTGGGTTGCCACTCGCAGATGATCCGCCCGTTCCGCGCCGAGACCGAGCGCTACGGCCATTACTCGGTGGCTGGCGAAAGCGTGTGGGATCACCCTTTCCTGTGGGGTTCCAAGCGCACCGGGCCGGATCTGGCCCGGGTCGGCGGCCGCTACTCGGACGAGTGGCACCGCGCGCATCTGTACAACCCGCGCAACGTGGTGCCGGAGTCGAAGATGCCGTCCTACCCCTGGCTGGTGGAGAACGTGCTAGACGGCAAGGACACCCCCGCCAAGCTCAAGGCCATGCAGTTTCTCGGCGTGCCCTATACGGATGACGATATCGCCGGCGCCAGCGCCGCGGTGAAGGGCAAGACCGAGATGGACGCGCTGGTCGCCTACCTGCAGGTGCTCGGCACTGCGCTGAAAAACAAGAGGTGA
- a CDS encoding cbb3-type cytochrome oxidase subunit 3: MLTDLIDIGMVRGIGTALVLIAFTCVTLWAYSGKRAKAFEDAANLPFADEPNKEASRNNTP, encoded by the coding sequence ATGCTTACCGACCTGATCGACATCGGCATGGTGCGCGGTATCGGTACCGCACTGGTGCTGATCGCCTTCACCTGCGTGACGCTGTGGGCCTACAGCGGCAAACGCGCCAAGGCCTTCGAGGATGCGGCCAACCTGCCCTTCGCCGATGAACCCAACAAAGAAGCGTCGAGGAACAACACCCCATGA